CACCAAGAACCAAAAACAAGCGGCTTCCTACAACTCCTTGGACGACATTGCCCAAGCTATCAAGGAAAAAAAAGGAACCGAAGAGTACCCAAACTTGTTCAGATTGTCATTTGAACATGCCAATTCTAACGCTCAATTGGCCACTTCCGTTAGAGGGTCGATTCGTGATTTGGCGGTGTTTTACTCCAGTGATAAGATCCAAATCTTCTACAATGGGTTGCTTTTCAAACAGGAAAGAATAGCCATGTTTGGCGAACAATTCGCTGGGTTTGTGGAAGCAGCCGAGAAAAACCCCTCAATTGAAGTCTCCAAGGTCAGCTTGGTGACCCCATCTCAGGCCAAGTTCCTTCCGGATCCTACTGTTGATTTAGACTGGGCTGGGTTCAGAGGTGCGATCCAAGATATTTTCATGGAAAATGCCTTGAAGCACCCGGAAAGAACCTGTGTGACCGAGACCCGGTCGTTTATGGACCCTCAATCCAAAACCCGGGTTTTCACATACAAGCAAATCAACCAGGCATCCAATATTGTGGGAAACTATTTGGTGAAGAGCGGAATCAAAAAGGGTGATATCGTGATGATCTACGCCTACAGAGGAGTGGACCTAATGATCGCGGTGATGGGGGTGTTGAAAGCCGGTGCCACCTTCTCGGTTATCGACCCGGCCTATCCCCCTGCCAGACAAAACATATACCTTTCTGTGGCCAAGCCGCGAGGTTTGATTGGGTTGGAAAAAGCCGGGGTGTTGGACCAGTTGGTAGTGGACTACGTGAAATAcgagttggaggtggttGCGTCGATCCCCCAGTTGAAGGTCAACGATGACGGGTCTTTGAATGGGGGTGTGGTGGACAAACTTGACTGTTTACAACAATATGCCCAGTACGCTGATGTGCCCACAGGTGTTAAGGTGGGACCCGACTCGAACCCGACCTTGTCATTCACGTCAGGATCGGAAGGAATCCCCAAGGGGGTATTGGGCCGGCATTACTCGTTGGCGTACTATTTCCCATGGATGTCTCAACGGTTTGGGTTGAGTGCCGACGATAAATTCACCATGTTATCAGGAATTGCCCACGATCCGATCCAAAGAGATATGTTCACCCCGTTGTTCTTGGGAGCACAGTTGTTGGTGCCCACGGCGGATGACATTGGAACTCCGGGGAAATTGGCCGATTGGATGGCTGAATATGGTGCTACTGTTACCCACTTGACCCCCGCCATGGGCCAGTTGTTGAGTGCCCAGGCCAGCACCGCCTTCCCCAAGTTGCACCACGCGTTCTTTGTGGGCGACATTTTGACCAAACGAGACTGTTTGCGGTTGCAATCGTTGGCTGCAAACGTGTATATTGTCAATATGTATGGGACCACCGAGACTCAGAGAGCGGTGTCGtactttgaaatcaagagCTTGGCAGCAGATCCCACCTActtgaagtcgttgaaaGACGTGATGCCTGCCGGTACCGGGATGTACAATGTGCAATTATTGATTGTGAACCGAAACCACACGAGTCAGACGTGTGGGGTGGGAGAAGTGGGTGAAATCTACGTGAGAGCGGCCGGGTTGTCTGAAGGATATAGAGGGTTGCCGGACTTGAATGCGCAAAAGTTTGTCACCAACTGGTACGTTGACCCCAACAAGTGGATAACCGTAGACGAGGCCAACAGCCAAAATGAAGGCTGGAGACAAGAGGGGTGGTTGGGACCAAGAGACCGGCTCTATAGAACCGGCGACTTGGGCCGGTATTTACCTGATGGGAACGTTGAGTGCTGTGGAAGAGCCGATGACCAGGTCAAAATCAGAGGTTTCAGAATCGAGTTGGGTGAAATCGACACCCACTTGTCACAGCACGCATTGGTTCGGGAAAACATCACCTTAGTCAGAAGAGACAAGAACGAAGAGCCCACCTTGATCTCGTACATTGTGCCCAAGGACTCagaggagttgaagaacttcaagtctgaaattgaagacgaCTCGGGGTTGGACGACCCCATTGTTCTAGGCTTGGTGGAGTACAGagagttgatcaaggatATCAAGGGctacttgaagaagagattggcCTCATACGCCATACCCACCTTGATTGTGcctttggccaaattgCCCTTGAATCCTAATGGTAAGGTCGATAAGCCCAAATTGCCCTTCCCTGACACCGCCCAGTTGGCGGCGGTGGCCAAGTTGTCCAAGAGCACCAGCAGCGAAAGcgaagaagacttgaacgaagttgaaaagcttCTCATAAACTTGTGGATAGAAGTATTACCCAATAGACCTGCTACCATCTCCAGATCGGACTCTTTCTTCGACCTAGGAGGACACTCGATCTTGGCCACCAGAATGATCTTTGAGTTGAGAAAACGAGTGGGGGTGGATGTGCCTTTGGGGATTATTTTCAGTAACCCAACCATTGAAGCGTTTGGTAAGAAGGTTTCGGCGTACATTAAGGGTAACGACTTTGAGTTGGCCGACAGCAGTGCCAACAAGGAGGAGGAAACCGCAGCTCCCGAGTCGAACTATTCCGAAGATGCTAAGCACTTGGCCAATACCATGTTATTGGAGAAGTACCCAACGCTAGAGAACCTTGATACTTCCCAGCACATCAACGTGTTTGTAACAGGGGTTACTGGGTTCCTTGGCTcgttcatcatcaaagagttgttggaaaacGAACAATTATCGGTAACCATCTATGCTCACGTGAGAGCCTCCGATGAGAACAAAGGGTTGGACAGAATCCGTCAAGCCGGTAAGACGTTTGGTGTATGGAATGAGGCTTGGGCTAGCAGTATCACGGTGGTGTTGGCGGACTTGTCGCAGCCAAAGCTTGGATTGAGTGATTCTGCCTGGACGcaattggccaacaacATCGATGTGATCATCCATAACGGGGCGTTTGTACACTGGGTGTATCCTTACTCCCAGTTGAGAGACGCCAACGTGATTGGGTcggtgaacttgatgaacttgtGTGGAGTCGGTAAGGCCAAACACTACGCATTTGTTTCATCCACCTCGTCTCTTGATACCGACCACTATATTCGTCTCTCGGACCAGATCATGGCCAAGGGCGGCGACGGGATCCCTGAGTCCGATGACATGGAAGGGTCTGCCACCGGACTCGGTAACGGGTATGGTCAGAGTAAGTGGGCTGCTGAGTATATCATTAGAAAGGCAGGAGAAAGGGGATTGAGAGGAAGCATAATTCGTGCTGGATATGTCACTGGGTACACCCGGACGGGAGCCAGTAACACCGATGACTTTTTGTTAAGAATGTTGAAGGGATGCTGTGAATTGGGAATCTATCCAGACATTGGGAACAACGTCAACATGGTTCCGGTGGATCATGTTGCCAAGATCACGGTTGCAACTGGTCTCTTCCCCCCTACGGCGGGCATGGGCGTGGCCCAGGTCACGGCCCATCCTCGTATCAGGTTCAACGAATTCTTGGGGGCCTTGAACGACTATGGCTATGGGTTGAAGCAGGATGACTATCCTCTTTGGAAGAACGAATTGGAGAACTTTGTGGTGAACAAATCCAAGGAGTCTGCCTTGTTCCCATTGTTACACTTTGTATTGGACGACTTGCCCCAGAACACCAAGGCCCCTGAGTTGGACGACTCAAACACCAGTGCCTCTTTGGCTGCCTATAAGTCCAATAGTGTGACTTCTCGTGGAGTGACACAAGAGTTGATGGGCACTTATATTGCgtacttggtgaagatCGGGTTTTTGCCGGCTCCAGGTGGTTACGGCAAGCCTTTACCT
Above is a window of Yamadazyma tenuis chromosome 1, complete sequence DNA encoding:
- the LYS2 gene encoding large subunit of alpha-aminoadipate reductase (BUSCO:EOG092603D0; EggNog:ENOG503NWTQ; COG:Q), whose product is MSQYWLEYLDNPTLAIFPFDYLRPSNNKVIEASYEVPVSGKDYITSLTSFIVLIYRLTGDEDIVVAVNAEDNHKEFILRLSLTPTTTFSDFRSRVLDEYTKNQKQAASYNSLDDIAQAIKEKKGTEEYPNLFRLSFEHANSNAQLATSVRGSIRDLAVFYSSDKIQIFYNGLLFKQERIAMFGEQFAGFVEAAEKNPSIEVSKVSLVTPSQAKFLPDPTVDLDWAGFRGAIQDIFMENALKHPERTCVTETRSFMDPQSKTRVFTYKQINQASNIVGNYLVKSGIKKGDIVMIYAYRGVDLMIAVMGVLKAGATFSVIDPAYPPARQNIYLSVAKPRGLIGLEKAGVLDQLVVDYVKYELEVVASIPQLKVNDDGSLNGGVVDKLDCLQQYAQYADVPTGVKVGPDSNPTLSFTSGSEGIPKGVLGRHYSLAYYFPWMSQRFGLSADDKFTMLSGIAHDPIQRDMFTPLFLGAQLLVPTADDIGTPGKLADWMAEYGATVTHLTPAMGQLLSAQASTAFPKLHHAFFVGDILTKRDCLRLQSLAANVYIVNMYGTTETQRAVSYFEIKSLAADPTYLKSLKDVMPAGTGMYNVQLLIVNRNHTSQTCGVGEVGEIYVRAAGLSEGYRGLPDLNAQKFVTNWYVDPNKWITVDEANSQNEGWRQEGWLGPRDRLYRTGDLGRYLPDGNVECCGRADDQVKIRGFRIELGEIDTHLSQHALVRENITLVRRDKNEEPTLISYIVPKDSEELKNFKSEIEDDSGLDDPIVLGLVEYRELIKDIKGYLKKRLASYAIPTLIVPLAKLPLNPNGKVDKPKLPFPDTAQLAAVAKLSKSTSSESEEDLNEVEKLLINLWIEVLPNRPATISRSDSFFDLGGHSILATRMIFELRKRVGVDVPLGIIFSNPTIEAFGKKVSAYIKGNDFELADSSANKEEETAAPESNYSEDAKHLANTMLLEKYPTLENLDTSQHINVFVTGVTGFLGSFIIKELLENEQLSVTIYAHVRASDENKGLDRIRQAGKTFGVWNEAWASSITVVLADLSQPKLGLSDSAWTQLANNIDVIIHNGAFVHWVYPYSQLRDANVIGSVNLMNLCGVGKAKHYAFVSSTSSLDTDHYIRLSDQIMAKGGDGIPESDDMEGSATGLGNGYGQSKWAAEYIIRKAGERGLRGSIIRAGYVTGYTRTGASNTDDFLLRMLKGCCELGIYPDIGNNVNMVPVDHVAKITVATGLFPPTAGMGVAQVTAHPRIRFNEFLGALNDYGYGLKQDDYPLWKNELENFVVNKSKESALFPLLHFVLDDLPQNTKAPELDDSNTSASLAAYKSNSVTSRGVTQELMGTYIAYLVKIGFLPAPGGYGKPLPEIELSDESLSLILAGSGGRGSAAK